One Solanum lycopersicum chromosome 4, SLM_r2.1 DNA window includes the following coding sequences:
- the LOC101260636 gene encoding NAC domain-containing protein 17-like, protein MKVLMDSVAAAASSSPCKEVKVSECFGENSVFPPGFRFHPTDEELVLYYLKRKICRRRILLDAIGETDVYKWEPEDLPDLSKLKTGDRQWFFFSPRDRKYPNGARSNRASKHGYWKATGKDRIITCNSRAVGVKKTLVFYKGRAPVGERTDWVMHEYTMDEEELKRCQNVQDYYALYKVFKKSGPGPKNGEQYGAPFREEDWLDDERLNAKVSVQPESPRDQENTAKNINVVPDPDDAIEELLKRPFTVDNNFALEQFVQEEDTESTLLNQSSRDVNLYNHCAVAGPSCQQYNARASFDLTESGTSPLHLHEAPEVSSAPVNPEKPPYAVEEDFLEDFLEMDDLLVVDPNVQNFDHGTPNGQVFDKPAGNLETLQFDDFDGLSEFDLYHDAPSLLDNVGTPVVGQIAEPYMNNFVNGITYPDSTTYMSAFQNDMMNNQQMRLNHENQINNQFWMHDERFGVFNPIEGDQSVVDQSSSGVVNDNNMANYPMGANQNLAKKDDGTQSWFSSNLWAFVDSIPTTPASAAESALVVNRAFERMSSFSRMKLNVGNMNVAAGNASATSSSSGKGKYGLCCISLLGVLCAFLWVVIGTSAKIAGT, encoded by the exons atgaagGTTTTGATGGATTCAGTAGCAGCAGCTGCATCATCATCGCCTTGTAAAGAGGTGAAGGTATCGGAATGTTTTGGAGAAAATAGTGTTTTTCCACCTGGGTTTAGGTTTCATCCGACAGATGAGGAGCTTGTTCTGTACTACTTGAAGAGGAAGATCTGTAGGCGCCGGATTTTGCTTGATGCGATTGGAGAGACGGATGTGTACAAGTGGGAGCCAGAGGATTTGCCTG ATTTGTCCAAGTTAAAAACTGGGGACAGGCAGTGGTTCTTCTTTAGTCCCAGAGATCGAAAATATCCCAATGGAGCACGGTCAAACAGGGCATCAAAGCACGGGTATTGGAAAGCTACTGGAAAAGATCGTATTATTACATGCAACTCTCGTGCTGTTGGAGTCAAGAAGACGCTGGTCTTTTATAAAGGGCGAGCGCCAGTAGGTGAACGGACAGATTGGGTGATGCATGAGTACACCATGGATGAAGAAGAGCTGAAGAGATGCCAGAATGTGCAGGACTACTATGCACTTTACAAGGTCTTCAAGAAGAGTGGGCCTGGCCCCAAGAATGGTGAGCAATATGGTGCACCTTTTAGAGAAGAGGACTGGCTTGATGATGAGCGCCTAAATGCCAAAGTCTCTGTACAGCCGGAGAGCCCGAGAGATCAGGAGAATACTGCAAAGAACATTAATGTAGTTCCTGATCCTGATGATGCAATTGAGGAATTGCTGAAGCGTCCTTTTACTGTAGATAACAATTTTGCATTGGAGCAGTTTGTTCAAGAGGAAGATACTGAAAGCACCTTGCTAAATCAGTCTTCGAGGGATGTGAATTTATACAATCATTGTGCTGTCGCTGGGCCAAGCTGCCAGCAGTATAATGCGAGGGCGAGCTTTGATCTGACAGAGTCAGGCACATCACCATTACATTTGCATGAGGCACCAGAAGTCTCATCTGCTCCGGTGAATCCTGAAAAGCCCCCATACGCGGTGGAAGAGGATTTCTTGGAAGATTTTTTGGAGATGGATGACCTCCTTGTTGTCGATCCAAATGTTCAAAACTTTGATCACGGAACCCCAAATGGTCAAGTCTTTGACAAACCTGCTGGAAACCTGGAGACTCTGCAGTTTGATGACTTTGATGGCTTATCAGAGTTTGACCTGTATCATGATGCACCTTCACTTCTTGATAATGTGGGGACACCAGTAGTGGGGCAAATTGCTGAACCATACATGAACAACTTTGTGAACGGAATTACATATCCTGACTCAACTACATACATGAGCGCTTTCCAAAATGACATGATGAACAACCAGCAGATGCGCTTGAATCATGAAAATCAGATAAACAATCAATTTTGGATGCATGATGAAAGATTCGGCGTCTTCAACCCCATTGAAGGAGATCAATCAGTTGTTGATCAATCATCTTCAG GTGTggtaaatgataataatatggCAAATTATCCTATGGGCGCTAATCAAAATCTAGCCAAAAAGGATGATGGTACGCAGTCGTGGTTCTCCTCTAATTTGTGGGCTTTCGTGGATTCTATACCCACAACTCCTGCTTCAGCTGCTGAAAGTGCTCTTGTAGTTAACAGGGCCTTTGAGCGTATGTCTAGCTTTAGTAGAATGAAATTAAATGTCGGGAACATGAATGTTGCTGCAGGTAATGCCTCTGCAACTTCAAGTAGTTCTGGCAAAGGCAAATATGGATTATGTTGTATTTCTTTACTTGGAGTACTTTGTGCATTCTTGTGGGTGGTAATAGGAACTTCTGCTAAAATCGCGGGGACATAG
- the LOC101260339 gene encoding uncharacterized aarF domain-containing protein kinase At1g71810, chloroplastic isoform X2 — protein MLVVPPQPLPLFAANSLSDGSFRCLFRRSKVNSSSSRVALPVAAVAREVDDFTKYSGYVFELNPSEEDSLTEYNIAKIAAFYQKKPLIVLRRLVQIGSTLGKWFAVRYLDTVNERADEMFKIRAAELRKILLQLGPAYVKIAQAISSRPDLIPPSYLDELSLLQDRITPFSSEVAFEMIEKELGMPIDVMFSEISPEPVAAASLGQVYQARLRSTREVVAVKVQRPGVQSAISLDILILRYLAGLIKKAGKLNTDLQAVVDEWASSLFREMDYKQEARNGVKFRQLYGSIQDVVVPEMNLALTTRKVLIMQWLEGQKLAGVKDLYLVEVGVYCSFNQLLEYGFYHADPHPGNLLRTYDGKLAYLDFGMMGEFKQEYRDGFIEACLHLVNRDYSALAKDFVTLGLIPPTSDKVAVTEALTGVFRDAVAKGVRNVSFGDLLGDLGFTMYKFKFQIPSYFSLVIRSLAVLEGIAIGINPEYKVLGSTYPWIARKVLTDSSPKLKASLRALLYKDGQFRIDRLESLLSESLRAKTERTLIENQNGGIDSKVIIKQILSFTLDDKGAFIREILLEEFSKGMVALGVATVDSVTNAVATTLPFSPSQPSSMTDEDITNLRNLQRLLLLISGLQENENPSMVNGVRTSNKQMIFLNGAPLQQFEAVQEYLPLLSVLPELPQEMQQQLLRLPADFAGKLASRVAARTLKRVFL, from the exons ATGCTGGTCGTCCCGCCGCAACCGCTGCCGTTATTCGCCGCCAATTCACTCTCCGACGGATCCTTCCGCTGTCTATTCCGGCGTAGCAAGGTCAATTCCAGCTCCAGTCGCGTAGCGCTGCCGGTTGCGGCAGTTGCGCGTGAGGTGGATGATTTCACGAAGTACTCTGGCTACGTTTTCGAGCTGAATCCGTCGGAGGAAGATTCTCTTACGGAGTATAATATCGCGAAAATTGCTGCGTTTTATCAGAAGAAACCGTTGATTGTACTTCGTAGGCTCGTCCAAATCGGTTCTACTCTGGGCAAGTGGTTCGCCGTCAGGTACCTGGATACTGTTAATGAACGCGCCGATGAGATGTTCAAA ATTAGAGCTGCAGAATTGAGGAAGATACTATTACAGCTTGGTCCA GCATATGTTAAAATTGCACAAGCTATCTCATCTCGACCA GATTTGATACCACCATCGTATTTGGATGAGCTATCTCTGTTGCAAGATCGGATAACACCTTTTTCCTCTGAAGTAGCTTTTGAAATGATAGAAAAGGAGCTTGGCATGCCAATAGATGTGATGTTCTCTGAGATCTCACCTGAGCCTGTCGCAGCAGCATCACTTGGACAG GTCTATCAAGCTAGGCTTCGTTCTACCAGGGAAGTTGTTGCTGTGAAGGTGCAGAGACCTGGAGTTCAAAGTGCAATCTCCTTGGACATATTGATTTTACGATATCTCGCAGGCTTAATAAAGAAGGCAGGAAAACTTAATACCGACCTTCAG GCAGTTGTTGATGAGTGGGCCTCAAGTCTTTTTCGG GAGATGGACTACAAACAAGAAGCACGGAATGGAGTCAAATTTCG GCAATTGTATGGTTCAATACAGGATGTTGTGGTTCCTGAAATGAATTTGGCACTGACAACCCGGAAAGTGCTCATTATGCAGTGGCTAGAG GGGCAAAAGCTGGCTGGGGTCAAGGATCTTTATTTGGTTGAG GTAGGGGTTTATTGCTCATTCAATCAACTTCTAGAGTATGGATTCTATCATGCAGATCCACATCCTGGAAACCTTCTTCGTACATATGACGGGAAACTAGCCTACTTAG ATTTCGGTATGATGGGTGAATTCAAACAAGAATATCGTGATGGTTTCATTGAAGCATGTCTCCATCTAGTGAATCGTGATTACAGTGCATTGGCCAAGGATTTTGTCACTCTTGG GCTCATTCCGCCCACAAGTGACAAAGTTGCCGTTACAGAAGCCCTAACAg GTGTTTTTCGGGATGCTGTAGCCAAAGGAGTCCGCAATGTGAGTTTTGGGGATCTTCTCGGAGATCTGGGATTCACCAT GTACAAATTTAAGTTTCAAATACCTTCTTATTTCTCTCTTGTCATCCGAAG CCTTGCTGTGTTGGAGGGCATTGCTATTGGCATCAACCCAGAATACAAAGTCCTGGGTAGTACATACCCATGGATTGCTAGAAAAGTACTAACTGATAGCTCACCGAAACTAAAAGCTTCTTTAAGAGCACTTCTTTATAAG GATGGTCAGTTCAGGATTGATCGACTAGAGTCTCTCTTATCAGAG TCTCTCCGTGCCAAGACAGAAAGAACCCTGATAGAGAATCAAAATGGTGGGATTGATTCGAAGGTCATTATCAAGcaaattctttcttttacaCTGGATGATAAG GGTGCCTTTATCAGGGAAATTCTACTTGAGGAATTTTCTAAG GGTATGGTTGCACTTGGTGTTGCAACTGTCGATTCAGTAACAAATGCAGTTGCAACTACATTACCGTTCTCTCCATCCCAACCATCTTCAATGACTGATGAAGATATTACTAATCTTAGAAATTTGCAACGTCTATTACTGTTGATATCAGGACTCCAAGAAAATGAGAACCCCAGCATG GTTAATGGAGTTAGAACATCCAACAAGCAGATGATATTTTTAAACGGAGCACCTCTTCAGCAATTTGAAGCTGTCCAAGAATATCTACCCCTCCTTTCAGTTTTACCTGAG CTTCCACAAGAGATGCAACAACAGTTACTTCGCTTGCCTGCTGATTTCGCTGGAAAGCTGGCTTCCCGAGTCGCTGCAAGGACGTTAAAGAGGGTATTCTTGTGA
- the LOC101260931 gene encoding uncharacterized oxidoreductase At4g09670, whose amino-acid sequence MAESSPVRFGILGCANIARKVSRAIALSPNATISAVGSRSIEKATAYAKENGYPSTTKIYGSYEAVLDDPEVDAVYVPLPTSLHVKWAVLAAQKKKHVLLEKPVALNVKELDMILEGCESNGVQYMDATMWMHHPRTAKMKEFLSDSQRFGQLKSIHSTFSYLGDAEFLENDIRVKSDLDALGALGDAGWYSIRAILWTNDYELPKTVTALGDPEFNEAGVILSCGASLSWKDGRVATFYCSFLANMAMDIVAIGSKGNLRVHDFVIPFQENVAPFYTVEGSCFGELARSIHPAPSEHQVNTDLPQEALMVTEFSNLVGSIKGEGSKPEKKWPTISRKTQLVVDAVKASIEKGFEPVEIIY is encoded by the exons atgGCAGAATCGTCGCCGGTACGTTTTGGTATTTTAGGTTGTGCTAACATTGCTCGTAAAGTATCACGCGCCATCGCACTTTCTCCAAACGCCACTATCTCCGCCGTCGGCAGCCGTTCGATCGAAAAAGCGACGGCGTACGCCAAGGAAAACGGTTATCCGTCAACGACGAAGATTTACGGCAGTTATGAGGCGGTTCTGGATGATCCGGAAGTGGATGCCGTTTATGTTCCTCTTCCGACGAGCCTGCATGTGAAGTGGGCCGTGTTGGCAGCCCAGAAGAAGAAACATGTTTTGCTGGAAAAGCCTGTTGCGTTAAACGTGAAGGAGCTGGATATGATACTGGAGGGGTGTGAATCGAATGGGGTGCAGTACATGGATGCTACTATGTGGATGCATCATCCGCGTACTGCTAAGATGAAAGAGTTCCTCTCTGATTCTCAGCGTTTTGGACAACTCAAATCG ATACATAGCACGTTTTCTTATCTTGGTGACGCGGAGTTTCTTGAGAATGACATTCGCGTGAAGTCCGATCTTGATGCTCTTGGTGCTCTAGGTGATGCTGGTTGGTATAGTATTCGGGCAATCTTGTGGACTAATGATTATGAATTGCCAAAAACAGTAACAGCTCTGGGTGATCCAGAATTTAATGAAGCTGGAGTTATCCTATCTTGTGGCGCTTCTTTGAGTTGGAAAGACGGAAGGGTAGCAActttttattgttcatttttagCTAATATGGCCATGGACATCGTTGCTATTGGATCCAAAGGAAATTTGCGGGTCCATGACTTTGTAATtccatttcaagaaaatgttgcTCCGTTTTACACTGTGGAAGGTTCGTGTTTTGGTGAACTTGCTAGATCAATTCATCCTGCACCTAGTGAGCATCAAGTCAATACAGATCTTCCTCAAGAGGCTCTGATGGTAACGGAGTTTTCAAACCTGGTTGGAAGTATCAAAGGGGAAGGTTCTAAACCTGAGAAGAAGTGGCCAACGATTAGTAGAAAGACACAACTTGTGGTGGATGCTGTCAAGGCATCAATTGAGAAAGGTTTCGAGCCCGTTGAGATCATCTATTAG
- the HSP16-9 gene encoding heat shock protein HSP16.9 — MASSIGPWLGGGGRSRDMDFVSPFSSDVLGLGFGGELGFGNGLGFRNDEISALAHASVDWRETDQAHVFLVDIPGVKKEDLKVQLEDNILEISGERVKEEEKGDDKWHRVERKRGSFCRKFRLPENANVEGISCGLENGVLTVNVPKKETQQVPKNVKAINIT, encoded by the exons atggcATCATCAATAGGACCATGGTTGGGTGGTGGTGGACGAAGTAGAGATATGGATTTTGTAAGCCCATTTTCATCTGATGTATTGGGCCTGGGCTTTGGTGGTGAATTGGGCTTTGGTAATGGATTGGGCTTTAGGAATGATGAAATTTCTGCTTTGGCCCATGCTAGTGTCGACTGGCGTGAAACTGATCAAGCTCATGTTTTTCTTGTTGATATTCCTG GTGTGAAGAAGGAAGATTTAAAGGTTCAGCTCGAAGATAACATATTGGAGATTAGCGGTGAAAGAGtaaaagaggaagaaaaaggCGATGACAAGTGGCACCGCGTGGAGCGTAAACGTGGCAGTTTCTGCAGAAAATTCCGGCTACCGGAAAATGCCAACGTGGAAGGTATAAGTTGTGGGCTTGAAAACGGAGTTTTAACAGTGAATGTACCCAAAAAAGAAACACAGCAGGTTCCAAAAAATGTTAAGGCTATAAACATAACTTAG
- the LOC101260339 gene encoding uncharacterized aarF domain-containing protein kinase At1g71810, chloroplastic isoform X1 has product MLVVPPQPLPLFAANSLSDGSFRCLFRRSKVNSSSSRVALPVAAVAREVDDFTKYSGYVFELNPSEEDSLTEYNIAKIAAFYQKKPLIVLRRLVQIGSTLGKWFAVRYLDTVNERADEMFKIRAAELRKILLQLGPAYVKIAQAISSRPDLIPPSYLDELSLLQDRITPFSSEVAFEMIEKELGMPIDVMFSEISPEPVAAASLGQVYQARLRSTREVVAVKVQRPGVQSAISLDILILRYLAGLIKKAGKLNTDLQAVVDEWASSLFREMDYKQEARNGVKFRQLYGSIQDVVVPEMNLALTTRKVLIMQWLEGQKLAGVKDLYLVEVGVYCSFNQLLEYGFYHADPHPGNLLRTYDGKLAYLDFGMMGEFKQEYRDGFIEACLHLVNRDYSALAKDFVTLGLIPPTSDKVAVTEALTGVFRDAVAKGVRNVSFGDLLGDLGFTMYKFKFQIPSYFSLVIRSLAVLEGIAIGINPEYKVLGSTYPWIARKVLTDSSPKLKASLRALLYKDGQFRIDRLESLLSESLRAKTERTLIENQNGGIDSKVIIKQILSFTLDDKGAFIREILLEEFSKGMVALGVATVDSVTNAVATTLPFSPSQPSSMTDEDITNLRNLQRLLLLISGLQENENPSMKVNGVRTSNKQMIFLNGAPLQQFEAVQEYLPLLSVLPELPQEMQQQLLRLPADFAGKLASRVAARTLKRVFL; this is encoded by the exons ATGCTGGTCGTCCCGCCGCAACCGCTGCCGTTATTCGCCGCCAATTCACTCTCCGACGGATCCTTCCGCTGTCTATTCCGGCGTAGCAAGGTCAATTCCAGCTCCAGTCGCGTAGCGCTGCCGGTTGCGGCAGTTGCGCGTGAGGTGGATGATTTCACGAAGTACTCTGGCTACGTTTTCGAGCTGAATCCGTCGGAGGAAGATTCTCTTACGGAGTATAATATCGCGAAAATTGCTGCGTTTTATCAGAAGAAACCGTTGATTGTACTTCGTAGGCTCGTCCAAATCGGTTCTACTCTGGGCAAGTGGTTCGCCGTCAGGTACCTGGATACTGTTAATGAACGCGCCGATGAGATGTTCAAA ATTAGAGCTGCAGAATTGAGGAAGATACTATTACAGCTTGGTCCA GCATATGTTAAAATTGCACAAGCTATCTCATCTCGACCA GATTTGATACCACCATCGTATTTGGATGAGCTATCTCTGTTGCAAGATCGGATAACACCTTTTTCCTCTGAAGTAGCTTTTGAAATGATAGAAAAGGAGCTTGGCATGCCAATAGATGTGATGTTCTCTGAGATCTCACCTGAGCCTGTCGCAGCAGCATCACTTGGACAG GTCTATCAAGCTAGGCTTCGTTCTACCAGGGAAGTTGTTGCTGTGAAGGTGCAGAGACCTGGAGTTCAAAGTGCAATCTCCTTGGACATATTGATTTTACGATATCTCGCAGGCTTAATAAAGAAGGCAGGAAAACTTAATACCGACCTTCAG GCAGTTGTTGATGAGTGGGCCTCAAGTCTTTTTCGG GAGATGGACTACAAACAAGAAGCACGGAATGGAGTCAAATTTCG GCAATTGTATGGTTCAATACAGGATGTTGTGGTTCCTGAAATGAATTTGGCACTGACAACCCGGAAAGTGCTCATTATGCAGTGGCTAGAG GGGCAAAAGCTGGCTGGGGTCAAGGATCTTTATTTGGTTGAG GTAGGGGTTTATTGCTCATTCAATCAACTTCTAGAGTATGGATTCTATCATGCAGATCCACATCCTGGAAACCTTCTTCGTACATATGACGGGAAACTAGCCTACTTAG ATTTCGGTATGATGGGTGAATTCAAACAAGAATATCGTGATGGTTTCATTGAAGCATGTCTCCATCTAGTGAATCGTGATTACAGTGCATTGGCCAAGGATTTTGTCACTCTTGG GCTCATTCCGCCCACAAGTGACAAAGTTGCCGTTACAGAAGCCCTAACAg GTGTTTTTCGGGATGCTGTAGCCAAAGGAGTCCGCAATGTGAGTTTTGGGGATCTTCTCGGAGATCTGGGATTCACCAT GTACAAATTTAAGTTTCAAATACCTTCTTATTTCTCTCTTGTCATCCGAAG CCTTGCTGTGTTGGAGGGCATTGCTATTGGCATCAACCCAGAATACAAAGTCCTGGGTAGTACATACCCATGGATTGCTAGAAAAGTACTAACTGATAGCTCACCGAAACTAAAAGCTTCTTTAAGAGCACTTCTTTATAAG GATGGTCAGTTCAGGATTGATCGACTAGAGTCTCTCTTATCAGAG TCTCTCCGTGCCAAGACAGAAAGAACCCTGATAGAGAATCAAAATGGTGGGATTGATTCGAAGGTCATTATCAAGcaaattctttcttttacaCTGGATGATAAG GGTGCCTTTATCAGGGAAATTCTACTTGAGGAATTTTCTAAG GGTATGGTTGCACTTGGTGTTGCAACTGTCGATTCAGTAACAAATGCAGTTGCAACTACATTACCGTTCTCTCCATCCCAACCATCTTCAATGACTGATGAAGATATTACTAATCTTAGAAATTTGCAACGTCTATTACTGTTGATATCAGGACTCCAAGAAAATGAGAACCCCAGCATG AAGGTTAATGGAGTTAGAACATCCAACAAGCAGATGATATTTTTAAACGGAGCACCTCTTCAGCAATTTGAAGCTGTCCAAGAATATCTACCCCTCCTTTCAGTTTTACCTGAG CTTCCACAAGAGATGCAACAACAGTTACTTCGCTTGCCTGCTGATTTCGCTGGAAAGCTGGCTTCCCGAGTCGCTGCAAGGACGTTAAAGAGGGTATTCTTGTGA